In Aspergillus nidulans FGSC A4 chromosome IV, a single window of DNA contains:
- a CDS encoding ATP-binding cassette glutathione S-conjugate transporter YCF1 (transcript_id=CADANIAT00000862) has translation MLDDSTQTVLGAIVPESLSSTSFQQYAQLQPFCGDVEGWGPLSRLRFDLTPCFLDVGVSVVALFGLVLGSGALWFLLNKRIPQPVSKNWHFYAKLVVLSALLFTTALQAALQVEIYASWFADFRFWSTVLVFASLCVIFAVQYYEHWRSRYPNGVVLFYWLFFIIAYTVKLRSHVARKTYDDRLPSFVCLNVSLGLAILEFLLEYLVPKKQSAYDALGDEDECPYEYADVFSVLTFSWMTPMMKFGYKNFLTQDDLWNLRRRDTTRATGATLEENWEYELQKDKPSLWTALFKSYGGPYVRGAIIKCGSDILAFVQPQLLRLLINFIDSYRTTEPQPVIRGVAISLAMFVVSVSQTSFLHQYFQRAFDTGMRVKSGLTAMIYAKSLRLSSEGRASKTTGDIVNHMAVDQQRLSDLTQFGTQLWSAPFQITLCMISLYQLVGVSMFAGIGVMILMIPLNGVIARMMKKLQLVQMKNKDARSRLMTEILNNIKSIKLYAWNTAFMNKLSHIRNDLELNTLRKIGATQSVANFTWQSTPFLVSCSTFTVFVLTEDRPLTTSIVFPALTLFNLLTFPLSILPMVITSVIEASVAVRRLTDYFAAEELQTDAVKNEDPVSHIGDESVRIREASFSWDRYKDDTVLENIDLSCRKGELNCIVGRVGSGKSSLLQALLGDLWKTEGEVVVRGRIAYVAQAAWVMNASVRENIVFGHRWDPQFYELTVEACALLDDFKNLPDGDQTEVGERGISLSGGQKARLTLARAVYARADIYLLDDVLSAVDQHVGRHLINRVLGRNGILNSKTRILATNAIPVLKEADFIGLLRDKTLIEKGTYEQLMAMKGEVANLVRTTLNESGDEDSSAESGGLASLESSETTTIIEGPDSDFSDTDEAEQQIGSLAPIKAAGPRRTSTVTLRRASTVSWQGPRRKLGDEENVLKSKQTQETSQQGKVKWSVYGEYAKNSNLIAVAFYLVTLVGAQTAQVGGSYWLKHWTEVSERQSAPNAGKFIGIYLALGLGSSFLVILQNLILWIFCSIEASRKLHERMAFSIFRSPMRFFETTPSGRVLNRFSSDIYRIDEVLARTFNMLFGNSAKAIFTLLVIANSTPPFLIAVIPLGYIYFSYQKYYLRTSRELKRLDSVTRSPIYAHFQESLGGISTIRAYRQEERFSLENEWRMDANLRAYFPSISANRWLAVRLEFIGSVIILVSALLSIVSVATGSKLSAGMVGLAMSYALQITQSLNWIVRQTVEVETNIVSVERVLEYASLPSEAPEVIFKNRPPTGWPAQGAVSFHNYSTRYREGLDLVLKDVNLDIKPREKIGVVGRTGAGKSSLTLALFRIIEPTNGGISIDNLDISTIGLRDLRGRLAIIPQDPAMFEGTVRDNLDPRHVHDDTELWSVLEHARLKEHVSQMQGQLDAHIQEGGSNLSQGQRQLISLARALLTPSNILVLDEATAAVDVETDALLQRTLRSSIFQDRTIITIAHRINTIIDSDRIVVLDKGRVAEFDSPAALIKQRGKFYDLVKEAGLLDSDGNAITVH, from the exons ATGCTGGACGACAGCACCCAGACCGTCCTCGGGGCGATCGTCCCAGAATCCCTGTCGTCGACCTCGTTCCAACAATACGCACAGCTACAGCCCTTTTGCGGCGATGTCGAAGGCTGGGGCCCTTTGAGCAGACTCCGGTTTGATCTGACGCCCTGTTTTCTGGACGTCGGGGTCTCGGTTGTTGCTCTGTTCGGGTTGGTTTTGGGAAGTGGTGCGCTGTGGTTCTTGCTCAACAAGCGCATTCCCCAGCCGGTGTCAAAGAATTGGCATTTCTACGCTAAGCTG GTTGTTCTGTCCGCCTTGTTGTTCACCACTGCCCTACAGGCGGCCCTTCAAGTTGAGATTTATGCCAGTTGGTTTGCCGACTTCCGATTCTGGAGCACCGTCCTTGTTTTCGCCTCGCTATGTGTCATATTTGCCGTTCAGTACTATGAACATTGGCGCAGCCGGTATCCGAATGGCGTTGTTCTCTTCTACTGGCTCTTTTTCATCATTGCCTATACTGTGAAGCTGCGATCGCATGTAGCGCGGAAGACCTACGATGATCGCCTGCCGTCCTTTGTCTGCCTCAATGTCAGTCTGGGACTTGCGATTTTGGAGTTCTTACTGGAGTACTTGGTTCCGAAGAAGCAGAGTGCTTACGATGCCTTGGGCGACGAGGATGAATGTCCATATGAATATGCGGATGTGTTCTCGGTCCTTACCTTCAGTTGGATGACACCTATGATGAAATTTGGGTACAAGAACTTCCTCACTCAGGATGATCTGTGGAACCTTCGCCGAAGGGATACCACGCGCGCTACCGGAGCTACGTTGGAGGAGAATTGGGAGTATGAATTGCAGAAAGACAAGCCGTCTCTATGGACAGCTTTGTTTAAGTCATATGGTGGCCCTTATGTCCGCGGAGCAATTATCAAGTGCGGAAGCGATATTCTGGCCTTTGTCCAGCCACAACTCCTGCGGCTTCTGATTAACTTCATCGATTCATACCGGACTACTGAGCCTCAGCCAGTCATTAGAGGAGTTGCTATATCACTAGCTATGTTTGTTGTCTCCGTGTCTCAAACATCATTCCTTCACCAGTATTTCCAGCGCGCATTCGATACCGGTATGCGTGTCAAGTCCGGCCTCACTGCCATGATCTATGCTAAGTCCCTGAGACTTTCGAGCGAAGGTCGCGCATCGAAAACGACCGGGGATATTGTTAACCACATGGCCGTGGATCAGCAGCGGCTGTCTGATCTAACCCAATTTGGTACGCAGCTTTGGTCTGCGCCATTCCAAATTACCCTCTGTATGATTTCGCTCTACCAGTTAGTTGGAGTCAGCATGTTTGCTGGTATTGGTGTCATGATCCTCATGATTCCGCTTAATGGCGTCATAGCccggatgatgaagaagctccaaCTTGTCCAGATGAAGAACAAGGATGCGAGATCAAGACTCATGACCGAGATTCTGAACAATATCAAGAGTATCAAGCTCTACGCCTGGAACACTGCATTTATGAACAAGCTCAGCCATATCCGTAATGATTTGGAATTAAATACTCTTCGCAAGATCGGAGCTACGCAGTCCGTTGCGAACTTCACCTGGCAGTCCACCCCGTTCCTGGTTTCTTGCTCAACGTTCACCGTGTTTGTTCTGACGGAAGATCGGCCTCTAACCACGTCGATCGTGTTTCCGGCTCTGAcgctcttcaacctcctcactTTCCCGCTTTCGATTCTTCCGATGGTTATTACTTCCGTAATCGAAGCCTCTGTGGCTGTCAGGCGGTTGACTGATTATTTCGCTGCCGAAGAGCTTCAAACTGATGCAGTCAAAAATGAAGACCCAGTATCCCACATTGGAGACGAGTCTGTCCGAATCCGTGAAGCGTCCTTCTCTTGGGATCGATATAAGGATGATACAGTGCTGGAGAATATCGATTTGAGCTGTCGCAAAGGGGAGCTTAATTGCATTGTCGGACGTGTTGGTTCCGGAAAGTCGTCGCTCCTCCAGGCACTTCTTGGCGACTTGTGGAAGACTGAGGGTGAAGTCGTCGTCCGCGGACGCATCGCATACGTCGCGCAAGCCGCTTGGGTCATGAATGCAAGCGTACGGGAAAACATCGTCTTCGGTCACCGCTGGGATCCTCAGTTTTATGAGCTAACCGTGGAAGCATGCGCTCTGCTGGACGACTTTAAAAATCTGCCTGATGGTGACCAGACGGAGGTTGGAGAAAGAGGTATCTCACTATCTGGTGGACAAAAGGCCAGATTGACTCTTGCCAGAGCTGTGTACGCCCGTGCCGATATTTATCTTCTCGACGACGTTCTGTCAGCAGTTGACCAGCACGTTGGTCGCCATCTGATTAACCGCGTACTTGGACGGAATGGAATCCTCAACAGCAAGACAAGAATTCTAGCCACGAATGCTATTCCTGTTCTGAAAGAGGCTGACTTTATCGGTTTGCTTCGCGACAAGACCTTGATAGAGAAAGGTACATATGAGCAACTGATGGCTATGAAGGGTGAAGTCGCCAACCTCGTCCGTACAACTCTGAACGAGTCGGGTGATGAAGACTCAAGCGCCGAAAGCGGCGGACTCGCTAGCCTTGAAAGCTCCGAGACTACTACCATAATCGAGGGGCCCGACTCTGACTTTTCAGATACTGACGAGGCTGAACAGCAGATTGGCTCTCTTGCTCCGATCAAGGCCGCCGGTCCACGCAGGACCAGCACAGTCACATTACGTCGTGCGAGTACCGTAAGCTGGCAAGGTCCTCGGCGCAAGCTaggcgatgaagagaatgtcttgaagagcaagcagACCCAGGAAACATCGCAGCAGGGTAAAGTGAAGTGGAGCGTATATGGAGAGTACGCCAAGAACAGCAATCTGATTGCCGTTGCCTTCTACCTCGTCACCCTGGTTGGCGCGCAAACAGCGCAAGTTGGTGGTAGTTACTGGCTTAAGCACTGGACTGAAGTGAGCGAGAGGCAGTCAGCACCAAACGCCGGCAAGTTTATTGGAATTTACCTGGCCCTGGGACTTGGGTCGTCCTTTTTGGTTATCCTCCAGAATCTTATCCTTTGGATCTTCTGCTCGATCGAAGCGTCCAGGAAGCTCCACGAGCGTATGGCGTTCTCCATCTTCCGTTCCCCAATGCGCTTTTTTGAGACGACACCGTCTGGTCGAGTCCTGAACCGTTTCTCAAG TGATATCTACCGCATCGATGAGGTTCTTGCCCGGACATTTAACATGCTTTTTGGAAACTCAGCCAAGGCAATCTTCACCTTGCTTGTTATTGCTAATTCTACCCCTCCGTTCCTGATTGCGGTTATTCCATTGGGATATATCTATTTCAGCTACCAAAAATACTACCTTCGCACATCGCGCGAGTTAAAACGCCTCGACAGCGTCACGCGCAGCCCCATCTATGCCCATTTCCAGGAGTCACTTGGAGGAATCTCTACGATCCGCGCTTACCGGCAAGAGGAAAGGTTCAGCCTGGAAAATGAGTGGCGCATGGATGCGAACCTCCGTGCTTATTTCCCTTCCATCAGTGCCAACCGGTGGCTTGCTGTTCGCCTTGAGTTTATTGGCTCGGTCATCATTTTGGTGTCTGCATTGCTTTCGATCGTGTCTGTTGCGACTGGCAGCAAATTGTCCGCAGGAATGGTCGGCTTGGCCATGTCCTACGCTCTCCAGATTACCCAGTCCCTCAACTGGATTGTCCGACAGACCGTCGAAGTTGAGACTAACATCGTGTCCGTCGAGCGTGTCCTTGAGTACGCCAGTCTTCCGAGCGAAGCACCCGAGGTCATTTTCAAGAACCGCCCGCCCACCGGATGGCCTGCGCAGGGTGCGGTATCGTTCCATAATTACAGCACTCGCTACCGCGAAGGACTCGACCTCGTGCTCAAGGACGTCAACCTCGACATCAAGCCTCGTGAGAAGATTGGCGTGGTTGGGCGTACGGGTGCTGGAAAGAGTTCACTGACTCTGGCGCTTTTCCGCATAATCGAACCTACCAACGGTGGAATCAGTATCGACAATCTGGACATTTCGACAATAGGGCTCCGTGATCTACGCGGGCGGCTTGCCATCATCCCCCAGGACCCAGCCATGTTCGAAGGCACGGTGCGGGACAACCTGGACCCTCGCCATGTACATGACGATACCGAACTGTGGAGCGTTCTTG AGCACGCCCGACTGAAGGAGCATGTATCTCAAATGCAGGGTCAACTGGACGCGCACATTCAAGAAGGAG GATCCAACTTGAGCCAAGGCCAGCGCCAACTAATCTCCCTTGCCCGAGCTCTCTTAACGCCTAGCAACATCCTCGTTCTAGACGAAGCAACG GCCGCCGTCGACGTCGAAACGGATGCCCTGCTTCAACGCACCCTGCGTAGTAGCATCTTCCAAGACCGCACGATTATCACGATCGCGCACCGTATCAACACAATTATTGACTCGGACCGCATCGTCGTCCTGGACAAGGGCCGCGTTGCGGAGTTCGATTCCCCGGCGGCACTGATCAAGCAGCGCGGGAAATTCTACGACCTTGTCAAGGAGGCTGGGCTGCTTGACAGTGACGGGAACGCAATCACTGTGCATTGA
- a CDS encoding exocyst subunit SEC8 (transcript_id=CADANIAT00000863): MTGRSGYANGYGYSDTSRYDRGDGGYGNNSNRGVNGYESGGARDRRPGGYGGFYPEALQQPSLSPAPSPERRRERYDRDDRSYSSSRSRTRGPDADRERRAQRAGESRARGDTSRVPGSTINQGANVGGSQAVENVLQSIQREWDFVATDDCVPVQVALQLMDTSTLGKAEREPDFLNVHQTIQQTLKAIVNEHHQGFNSSIGTYHKIQASIQSSQSRVRNLKHALEDAKGGLMSTKPELKELATSSQKYDDIIQLFSQIQEIQSLPEKLESRLSDKRFLGAVEVLHDALRLLRRSELENIGALADIRAYFENQESSITDILVEELHDHLYLKSPYCVDRWKPPAPETESNGVNGAGAGASSWERPVYGFLARLDASKPMVEDASRNPEADTFSYLQLLIEALNKMGHLDIAVDRIEQRLPVELFTVVDKTNAEIDARYPLPRGFMAQDGKTDSPTEMIQKRGHVLSEFLWTLYAKFEAIAEGHRVVHDVIAAIVEREGIPKSSSLAGGFKELWKLYQSEIRSLMHDYLATDGDSSIRPDEEADARRQFYSGYRDKNKARLPPLEKWSVSQKLFKLSDAGRTTQMKAEQNELDEILRSSVPGLISKSEQKSDEDGPTDSRQGTGHKILIEPSVFNMSLLLPPSLSFIQRLKDIVPVDSDMFTGSLTSFLDDFLVNVFLPQLDETVTDLCTLSFITPDAFTEDPQWSMVSPKPVFKGTVKFMSVVREFSRMLSSIPHDQAFTQLLLSQIVTYYDKCCGWYKTIVTKVSGRGDVQLKAGAAFAESGPVHDLVVELWRGTNPNKQELIDKETSLLIKETDRVPLEPVDIISDAKSVVSLSLLHNSMQWLASSLSKLRQPSIDSRSSQPGSGPTNRRWTLISAMKPKRDSINQSIYLPLNQETATAFDTTLQSLRDLALTAIFALHLDIRCGIIHMLTRTMAGPNPPAVRNSEPATPSPPPSGGCWHLLTSQPTAASPAILELNKDLIAFDTNISTYLGSAQRHFITSGLARFVDRVFVASTRYIWAMNENGALRLQLDVLVLQQNLKNVIIDPTQIPPPDQARTPQAELYREVVTLPRSAKFLDWFLEGAEKALDYAKEEKERMAAHGDQALADGDPFSYEELKVLVDLCFSENLRGPRSEDNREDFMASKKASADALLRLNEIMWDSK; encoded by the exons ATGACTGGCAGGAGTGGCTACGCGAACGGTTACGGGTACTCCGACACCAGTCGCTACGACCGCGGCGATGGTGGATACGGCAATAATAGCAACCGGGGAGTAAATGGATACGAATCTGGCGGAGCAAGGGACCGAAGGCCCGGAGGTTATGGTGGATTCTATCCGGAAGCGTTGCAGCAACCGTCCTTGTCACCTGCACCATCGCCGGAGCGTCGCCGCGAGAGGTACGACCGGGATGACCGTTCCTACTCTTCGTCGCGATCACGAACACGGGGACCAGATGCGGATAGAGAACGAAGAGCTCAACGTGCGGGTGAAAGCAGGGCTCGCGGAGACACCAGCCGAGTGCCGGGTAGCACCATCAACCAAGGCGCGAATGTTGGAGGGTCGCAAGCTGTGGAAA ATGTTTTGCAGTCCATACAACGCGAATGGGACTTCGTGGCGACCGACGACTGCGTACCGGTGCAAGTCGCCCTGCAATTGATGGACACAAGCACACTGGGGAAGGCGGAGCGTGAGCCGGACTTCCTCAATGTACATCAGACGATTCAGCAGACCCTGAAGGCCATCGTCAACGAGCATCATCAAGGCTTCAATAGTTCCATCGGCACGTACCACAAAATCCAGGCGAGCATTCAAAGCTCCCAAAGCCGAGTGCGCAACTTGAAGCATGCGCTAGAAGATGCAAAAGGTGGTCTGATGTCTACCAAGCCCgagctgaaagagctggCGACATCTTCCCAGAAATATGACGACATAATCCAGCTGTTCAGTCAGATCCAGGAAATTCAGTCCCTTCCTGAGAAGCTGGAGTCTAGATTATCCGACAAACGATTCTTAGGTGCTGTGGAGGTATTACATGACGCACTGCGACTTCTACGGCGTTCGGAGCTAGAAAACATAGGCGCTCTTGCGGACATCCGAGCGTATTTCGAGAACCAGGAGTCTTCCATCACCGATATCTTGGTCGAGGAATTGCACGATCATCTTTACCTGAAATCTCCTTATTGTGTTGATCGATGGAAGCCGCCGGCTCCAGAAACAGAAAGCAATGGCGTGAACGGTGCCGGTGCAGGCGCAAGTTCCTGGGAGAGGCCCGTCTACGGGTTTCTCGCGAGGCTCGACGCATCCAAACCTATGGTGGAGGATGCATCTCGCAATCCAGAGGCTGACACGTTCTCCtaccttcagcttctcattGAAGCTCTAAACAAAATGggtcatctggatatcgcGGTCGATCGCATTGAACAACGACTTCCGGTGGAGCTCTTCACGGTGGTGGACAAAACGAACGCGGAGATTGACGCTCGCTACCCGCTACCACGGGGATTTATGGCACAAGATGGGAAGACGGATTCCCCAACAGAAATGATCCAGAAGCGCGGTCATGTGCTGTCCGAGTTTCTCTGGACACTTTATGCCAAATTCGAAGCCATCGCAGAGGGTCATCGTGTCGTTCACGATGTGATAGCAGCTATTGTAGAGCGCGAAGGCATACCCAAGAGCAGCTCTCTAGCTGGTGGCTTCAAAGAGCTCTGGAAACTTTACCAGAGCGAG ATTCGATCGTTGATGCATGATTACCTGGCAACCGACGGTGATTCTTCCATTAGACCAGATGAGGAAGCGGATGCACGACGTCAATTTTACTCAGGCTACAgggacaagaacaaggcgcGTTTACCCCCATTAGAAAAATGGTCCGTT TCTCAGAAATTGTTCAAATTATCCGACGCAGGCCGCACGACACAGATGAAGGCCGAACAAAACGAGTTGGATGAGATCCTGAGGTCTTCTGTCCCTGGTCTTATCTCCAAGTCGGAACAGAAGTCCGATGAAGACGGTCCCACTGATTCCAGGCAAGGTACAGGCCACAAGATTCTTATTGAACCTAGTGTATTCAACATGAGCCTGCTACTACCGCCCTCACTCTCATTTATTCAACGACTGAAGGACATTGTGCCTGTTGATTCGGACATGTTTACCGGTTCTCTAACCTCTTTCTTGGATGACTTCCTCGTCAACGTCTTCCTACCGCAGCTTGACGAGACCGTCACCGATCTTTGCACTCTCAGCTTTATTACTCCTGATGCTTTTACGGAAGATCCTCAGTGGTCGATGGTTTCACCAAAACCAGTGTTCAAG GGAACCGTAAAATTCATGTCGGTTGTGAGGGAGTTCAGTAGAATGCTATCCAGTATTCCCCATGATCAAGCATTTacgcagcttcttctcagccaGATAGTAACATATTACGACAAATGCTGTGGGTGGTACAAGA CCATCGTTACGAAGGTTTCTGGAAGAGGGGATGTCCAGCTCAAAGCTGGGGCAGCTTTTGCTGAATCGGGGCCTGTCCATGATCTTGTTGTCGAATTGTGGCGAGGGACAAATCCCAACAAACAGGAGCTCATTGACAAG GAAACCAGTCTTTTGATCAAGGAAACGGATAGGGTGCCACTAGAGCCAGTTGATATCATATCCGATGCCAAATCAGTGGTCTCGCTATCGCTGCTTCACAATAGCATG CAATGGCTTGCTAGCAGTCTCTCGAAACTGCGGCAACCGTCGATAGACTCTCGATCATCTCAGCCCGGATCAGGGCCCACAAACCGTCGCTGGACATTGATCAGTGCCATGAAGCCCAAGCGCGATAGTATAAATCAGTCCATCTACCTTCCATTAAATCAGGAGACGGCCACTGCATTTGACACCACACTCCAGTCATTACGGGACCTTGCGCTCACCGCTATCTTTGCTTTGCATCTAGACATCAGATGTGGAATAATTCATATGTTAACCCGCACTATGGCCGGCCCTAATCCCCCCGCAGTTCGCAACTCTGAACCTGCCacaccttctccgcctcccagTGGTGGTTGTTGGCATCTCTTAACGAGCCAGCCAACCGCAGCATCACCGGCTATCCTTGAGTTAAACAAAGATCTGATTGCGTTTGATACGAATATTTCAACGTATCTGGGATCCGCTCAGCGCCACTTCATCACATCCGGCCTCGCTCGGTTTGTTGACAGGGTCTTCGTCGCCAGCACCCGCTACATCTGGGCTATGAATGAGAACGGCGCGTTACGACTCCAACTTGACGTCCTTGTCCTGCAGCAAAATCTCAAGAACGTCATCATCGATCCCACTCAGATACCGCCACCAGATCAGGCTAGAACGCCTCAAGCAGAACTATATCGTGAGGTTGTTACCCTTCCTCGGAGCGCCAAATTCCTGGACTGGTTCCTCGAAGGGGCAGAAAAGGCGCTCGATtacgccaaagaagaaaaggagcgtATGGCTGCGCATGGCGATCAGGCTCTTGCAGACGGCGACCCTTTTAGTTATGAAGAACTCAAGGTCCTGGTTGATTTATGTTTCTCGGAGAATCTCAGAGGGCCCAGGAGCGAGGATAACCGGGAAGATTTTATGgcgtcgaagaaggcgagtgCAGATGCACTCTTGAGGCTGAACGAAATCATGTGGGATTCCAAGTAA
- the ampp gene encoding aminopeptidase P (transcript_id=CADANIAT00000864) has product MLFSRPPARLSWILAFQPSQKLPRYSPRFFSISVSRFAIDMEAVDTTKRLSSLRQLMREHKVDVYIVPSEDSHQSEYIAPCDGRREFISGFSGSAGTAIISLNEAALSTDGRYFNQAAKQLDNNWTLLKRGVEGVPTSQEWITQQAEGGKVVGVDPALITGAAARSLSDALQKSGASLIGVSQNLVDLVWGNDRPAPPREKVRVHPEKYAGKSFQEKVSDLRKELENKKAAGFVISMLDEIAWLLNLRGSDIPYNPVFISYCIVTPTKVELYIDDEKLTPEVKAHLGDDVIIKPYDSIFADAKALFEAKKKDPDAPSSKFLLSNRASWALNLSLGGEDHVEEIRSPIGDAKAVKNEVELAGMRACHIRDGAALIEYFAWLENELVNKKSTLDEVDAADKLEQLRSKQELFAGLSFDTISSTGPNGAVIHYKPEKGSCSVIDPNAIYLCDSGGQYLDGTTDVTRTFHFGQPTELEKKAFTLVLKGCIGLDSAVFPKGTSGFALDVLARQHLWKEGLDFLHGTGHGIGSYLNVHEGPVGIGTRVQYTEVPLAPGNVISDEPGFYEDGKFGIRIENVIMVREVQTTHKFGERPWLGFEHVTMCPIGQNLIEPSLLSDSEIKWLNDYHAEVWEKTHKYFENDEVTRKWLERETRPISK; this is encoded by the exons ATGCTTTTTTCCCGCCCTCCAGCTCGGCTTTCTTGGATCCTAGCTTTCCAGCCGAGTCAGAAGCTGCCCAGATATAGTCCAAGATTCTTCTCTATATCTGTTTCGAGATTCGCTATCGACATGGAAGCCGTGGATACTACAAAGCGCCTGTCCAGCTTGCGCCAGTTGATGCGAGAGCATAAAGTTGATGTATATA TTGTACCCTCGGAAGATAGTCACCAGTCAGAATACATTGCACCCTGCGACGGCCGCCGAG AGTTCATTTCGGGAttttctggttctgctggaACCGCTATTATCTCACTAAATGAAGCTGCGCTTTCCACCGATGGCAGATATTTTAATCAAGCGGCGAAGCAGCTTGACAACAACTGGACACTGTTGAAGCGCGGAGTTGAGGGTGTCCCGACTTCACAAGAATG GATAACGCAGCAGGCCGAGGGTGGTAAAGTAGTGGGTGTTGATCCCGCTTTGATTACAGGGG CGGCCGCCCGCAGTCTATCTGATGCCCTTCAGAAGAGCGGTGCTTCATTAATTGGTGTCTCTCAGAACCTCGTCGATTTGGTCTGGGGCAACGATCGGCCCGCTCCGCCCCGGGAAAAAGTCAGGGTTCATCCAGAAAAGTATGCAGGGAAGAGCTTTCAAGAAAAGGTTAGCGACCTACGGAAGGAATTAGAGAACAAAAAGGCGGCTGGTTTCGTCATCT CCATGCTTGACGAAATCGCTTGGCTTCTGAACCTTAGAGGAAGCGA CATACCCTACAACCCTGTTTTCATCTCTTATTGCATTGTTACCCCCACAAAGGTTGAGCTTTACATCGACGATGAGAAGTTGACACCTGAGGTAAAAGCGCACCTTGGAGATGACGTTATTATAAAGCCTTATGATTCTATTTTTGCGGACGCCAAAGCGCTTTTCGaagctaaaaaaaaagatccCGATGCTCCGTCATCCAAATTTCTCCTCTCAAACAGGGCCTCATGGGCTCTTAACCTCAGCTTAGGAGGCGAAGACCACGTTGAGGAAATCCGCAGCCCTATTGGCGACGCCAAGGCTGTGAAGAATGAGGTTGAATTGGCAGGCATGAGGGCTTGCCACATTCGTGACGGTGCTGCCCTAATCGAGTATTTCGCCTGGCTCGAAAACGAACTGGTTAACAAAAAGTCGACTTTGGACGAGGTCGATGCAGCTGATAAGCTGGAACAACTCAGGTCTAAGCAGGAGCTCTTCGCAGGTCTTTCTTTTGACACTATCTCCTCGACCGGTCCGAACGGAGCTGTCATACACTACAAGCCTGAGAAGGGAAGTTGCTCCGTCATCGACCCTAACGCCATCTACCTCTGCGACTCCGGAGGCCAGTATCTTGACGGGACCACAGACGTAACCAGAACTTTTCATTTCGGCCAGCCCacggagcttgagaagaAAGCTTTCACATTGGTCCTCAAGGGTTGCATTGGGCTTGACTCTGCCGTCTTCCCAAAAGGCACGAGCGGGTTTGCGCTTGACGTCCTAGCTCGGCAACACTTGTGGAAGGAGGGTCTTGACTTCTTGCATGGGACAGGCCATGGAATTGGTTCCTACTTG AATGTACACGAGGGACCCGTAGGCATCGGCACTCGTGTGCAGTATACTGAAGTGCCCTTAGCGCCCGGAAACGTTATATCTGACG AACCTGGTTTCTATGAAGACGGCAAGTTCGGAATTCGCATTGAGA ACGTTATCATGGTACGCGAGGTTCAGACTACTCACAAGTTCGGTGAACGGCCTTGGCTGGGCTTTGAGCATGTCACAATGTGCCCCATCGGACAGAATCTGATTGAGCCTTCACTTCTGAGCGACTCCGAGATCAAATGGCTGAATGACTACCATGCGGAGGTATGGGAAAAGACCCATAAGTACTTTGAGAACGATGAAGTCACTCGTAAATGGCTTGAACGGGAGACTCGCCCGATTTCGAAATGA